The following are encoded in a window of Thalassotalea insulae genomic DNA:
- a CDS encoding DEAD/DEAH box helicase → MLFEDFGLDKRLMSTVEHLGFAEPTEIQQQAIPVAMTGQDLIASSKTGSGKTLAFILPAMQRLIKNRALSKRDPRVLILTPTRELAKQVFGQLRLFTGGTQFKSVLILGGENFNDQVKVLEKDPHFIVATPGRLADHLTKGHFYLNGLELLILDEADRMLDLGFAKELSLINNKADHRKRQTLMFSATLDHAQVNEFAMQLLNKPKRIAIGAAHSEHKDINKRFYLADDLAHKQALLTHFLENENYQQLIIFTATRADTQRLATELAEKQLSTAALSGDLTQGQRNQIMDSFAKGQQKILITTDLASRGLDLVNVSHVINFDLPKHSEEFVHRIGRTGRAGNKGDAISLVGPKDWLSFKNIELFLQQHFSFSQVDGLVAKFNGLKAKKVKTANKQPQQKTANAKASTKATKAKVKKQTLFTQDAGDMPVLRRKKALPTSEIDKQETPEID, encoded by the coding sequence TTGCTATTTGAAGATTTTGGTTTAGATAAACGATTAATGTCGACGGTTGAACATTTGGGCTTTGCCGAGCCAACGGAAATTCAACAGCAGGCGATCCCGGTTGCTATGACAGGGCAAGATCTAATCGCATCATCTAAAACTGGATCGGGTAAAACCTTAGCGTTTATTTTACCAGCGATGCAAAGACTGATTAAAAACCGGGCGTTATCTAAACGGGATCCTCGGGTACTTATCCTGACGCCTACTCGAGAGTTAGCTAAGCAAGTGTTTGGTCAGCTGCGATTATTTACTGGTGGTACGCAATTTAAATCAGTGCTTATTCTTGGCGGTGAGAACTTTAATGATCAAGTGAAAGTCTTAGAAAAAGATCCGCATTTTATTGTCGCAACACCCGGGCGTTTAGCTGATCATTTAACTAAAGGACATTTTTATCTTAATGGCTTGGAATTACTAATTTTAGATGAAGCCGATCGTATGTTAGATCTGGGGTTTGCCAAAGAACTTAGTTTAATCAATAACAAAGCTGATCATAGAAAACGTCAAACTCTAATGTTTTCTGCCACGCTTGATCATGCTCAGGTCAATGAATTTGCCATGCAATTGCTTAATAAACCTAAACGCATTGCAATAGGGGCAGCCCATAGTGAACACAAAGATATTAATAAACGTTTTTATCTTGCTGATGACTTAGCACATAAACAAGCGTTATTGACTCATTTTCTTGAAAATGAAAACTACCAACAATTAATTATTTTTACTGCCACTCGTGCGGATACCCAAAGATTGGCTACTGAGCTGGCGGAAAAGCAGTTAAGTACAGCGGCTTTAAGTGGTGATTTAACGCAGGGGCAGCGTAATCAAATTATGGACAGTTTTGCGAAAGGACAGCAAAAGATTTTGATCACGACCGATTTGGCATCGCGCGGATTGGATCTGGTCAATGTTTCTCATGTCATTAACTTTGATTTACCTAAACATAGTGAAGAGTTTGTCCACCGTATTGGCCGTACAGGACGAGCGGGTAATAAGGGCGATGCCATCTCTTTGGTTGGCCCGAAAGACTGGCTTAGTTTTAAAAATATTGAGCTGTTTTTACAGCAACATTTTTCATTTAGTCAGGTGGATGGCTTAGTTGCTAAATTTAACGGGCTAAAAGCGAAAAAAGTAAAAACAGCTAATAAACAACCCCAACAAAAGACAGCTAACGCCAAGGCAAGTACTAAAGCGACTAAAGCGAAAGTGAAAAAGCAAACCTTATTTACTCAGGACGCTGGAGACATGCCGGTGCTTAGACGTAAAAAAGCGTTACCGACCAGTGAAATTGATAAGCAAGAGACGCCAGAAATAGATTAA
- a CDS encoding PepSY domain-containing protein has protein sequence MKALVVVRQMMLSVVLACFCMLSIDRALATPWSNTPAYKVSNAQQAARKVKGKYGGKVLKVQRTKVNGNSGYKVKVLRDNGHVISVKVDARTGKVSGN, from the coding sequence ATGAAGGCTTTAGTTGTGGTACGTCAAATGATGTTATCTGTGGTGTTAGCATGTTTTTGCATGCTGAGCATTGATAGAGCATTAGCGACACCGTGGTCAAACACGCCGGCATATAAAGTCAGTAATGCGCAACAGGCTGCGCGAAAGGTGAAAGGGAAGTATGGCGGGAAAGTACTTAAAGTCCAGCGAACGAAAGTTAATGGTAATTCAGGCTATAAAGTGAAAGTGTTAAGGGATAACGGTCACGTGATTTCAGTGAAGGTTGATGCCAGAACCGGGAAAGTATCAGGAAATTAG
- a CDS encoding M20/M25/M40 family metallo-hydrolase, translated as MTYKLLKKSSTLALSLSLPLIAGSCFANNISLEQVTKDISYLASDDLNGRASFTQDIDKAADYISNRFKEIGLVPMAGNKDFKQSFTISQIAPVTLSVSLNGKEIADKNLAMASTMAKLHWQSAKDFTTHTVGQADNMRQVLGEINQQGGQHLVLVNPAHAKLFNGYRGYFSRGLNKLAIEHQGAIVIVLTEQETVKDIDISATTTITEQRLTNVVGVLPGQQQTNEIVLYSAHYDHLGATPSDSEDNIYNGADDDASGTTAIINLAQYFAKAGNNNRSLMFSAFTAEEIGGFGSKYFSQQLNPDDVIAMINIEMIGKPSKFGPGKVWMTGMDRSNLGLLLNQGLNSQEPVVYQDPYPEQNLFYRSDNATLARLGVPAHSFSSTQLDKDQHYHQTSDDLASLNLTSMHQVIEHLAVATQGLVDGKITPSRVDVNNVKGHGKIY; from the coding sequence ATGACCTATAAATTGCTTAAAAAATCGAGCACTCTCGCTTTATCCCTCAGCTTGCCGCTAATTGCAGGCAGTTGTTTTGCCAATAACATTTCACTTGAGCAAGTGACAAAAGATATCAGTTATTTGGCAAGCGATGATTTAAACGGCCGGGCGAGCTTTACTCAAGACATTGATAAAGCCGCTGACTACATTAGTAATCGGTTTAAAGAAATAGGTTTGGTACCTATGGCGGGCAATAAAGATTTCAAACAGTCTTTTACTATTAGTCAAATTGCTCCAGTCACATTATCTGTGTCATTAAACGGCAAAGAAATAGCCGATAAAAACCTTGCTATGGCAAGTACCATGGCGAAATTGCACTGGCAAAGTGCCAAAGATTTTACCACACATACTGTCGGTCAAGCGGACAATATGCGTCAGGTGTTGGGGGAAATCAATCAGCAAGGTGGTCAACATTTAGTATTAGTCAATCCAGCACATGCAAAGTTATTTAACGGCTATCGCGGTTATTTCTCTAGAGGGTTAAACAAACTGGCCATCGAGCATCAAGGCGCAATCGTGATAGTGTTAACTGAGCAAGAGACAGTAAAAGATATTGATATAAGCGCAACTACTACAATAACTGAGCAGCGCTTAACCAATGTCGTAGGTGTATTACCCGGACAGCAACAAACAAACGAAATAGTACTTTATTCTGCCCATTATGATCATTTAGGTGCGACGCCATCAGATAGTGAAGACAATATATATAATGGCGCAGATGACGACGCATCAGGTACAACCGCCATTATCAATTTAGCACAGTACTTCGCTAAAGCAGGAAATAATAATCGTTCATTAATGTTTAGCGCTTTTACCGCAGAAGAAATTGGCGGCTTTGGTTCTAAATATTTTTCCCAACAGCTTAATCCTGATGATGTCATTGCTATGATCAATATTGAAATGATCGGTAAGCCTTCAAAATTTGGTCCGGGAAAAGTCTGGATGACTGGCATGGACCGCTCAAATCTTGGTCTGTTACTGAACCAAGGATTAAATAGCCAAGAGCCTGTGGTTTATCAGGACCCTTACCCTGAGCAAAATCTATTTTACCGTTCAGATAACGCTACTCTGGCACGTTTGGGAGTACCTGCACATAGCTTTAGCAGTACCCAATTAGATAAAGATCAGCATTATCATCAAACATCTGATGATTTAGCCAGTTTAAACCTCACCTCTATGCATCAGGTTATAGAGCACTTAGCTGTTGCTACACAAGGTTTAGTTGACGGTAAAATCACGCCGTCTCGGGTTGATGTTAATAATGTTAAAGGACACGGAAAAATTTATTAA
- a CDS encoding DUF3300 domain-containing protein — translation MIITRNDKAALPILALMFSALFYTNSSAVAGTRIDTNTTEQEHQQEVLFSQGELAQMLAPVALYPDTLLTHILIAATYPLEVVEADRFVKKHQGLSEHTLLAQAEDIDWDPSVKALLAFPRILANLSEDLAWMQKLGDAFLQDEAQVLASIQTLRAQADQAGNLAQMDNVQVVREKQTIIIEPAKPEVVYVPYYDTRVVYGNWHWSHYPPVYWHRPVSFHYYHGPFYYHSGVDIAFDFFFSAFHWHNHHVVRHHHKKRYYHSNRRIATSHHAKRWHHEPKHRRGIAYRSNKVKHRYVSHHPSKTQTSIERQRINAKPAAKHYRANNARSASNKHDKVKQKLTLNRAIKVNPVDHSRVKLTSKAREKQRFVKPEKSKQTAQFISRKQRISEKAHTGKVKTQRQWQQQSTGKSFTPQHKQRSDNKVKSYARADKSFTRKNSTQSGNRRAQGGHSSKQYARVTKHSVSKHKSKPRHKSNN, via the coding sequence ATGATAATAACACGTAATGATAAAGCCGCTTTACCGATACTGGCGCTAATGTTTTCAGCCTTGTTTTACACTAATTCTTCGGCCGTTGCCGGTACCCGTATAGATACCAATACAACCGAGCAAGAGCATCAGCAAGAAGTGCTGTTTAGTCAAGGAGAACTGGCACAAATGTTAGCGCCTGTTGCCTTGTATCCCGACACGTTATTAACCCATATTTTAATTGCAGCAACTTATCCGCTGGAAGTCGTTGAAGCGGACCGCTTTGTTAAAAAACATCAGGGACTGAGTGAGCATACATTACTTGCTCAAGCCGAAGATATAGATTGGGATCCCAGTGTTAAGGCCTTATTGGCTTTTCCGCGGATATTGGCAAATCTAAGTGAAGACCTAGCGTGGATGCAGAAACTCGGCGATGCGTTTTTACAGGATGAAGCGCAAGTATTAGCCAGTATCCAAACGTTAAGAGCGCAAGCGGATCAGGCGGGAAACTTAGCACAAATGGATAATGTGCAAGTCGTGCGTGAAAAACAAACCATTATTATCGAGCCAGCAAAGCCTGAAGTGGTTTATGTACCTTATTATGATACTCGAGTCGTTTATGGTAACTGGCACTGGTCGCACTATCCGCCCGTATATTGGCATCGTCCTGTGTCATTTCATTACTATCATGGGCCATTTTATTATCACTCAGGTGTTGATATTGCCTTTGATTTTTTCTTTAGTGCTTTTCACTGGCATAATCATCATGTGGTACGTCACCATCATAAAAAGCGTTATTACCACTCAAATCGCCGTATAGCGACTAGTCATCATGCAAAACGATGGCATCATGAACCAAAACATCGTAGAGGTATCGCTTATCGCAGCAATAAAGTGAAGCATCGTTATGTTAGTCATCACCCTAGTAAAACTCAAACATCGATTGAGCGACAACGCATCAATGCAAAACCAGCAGCCAAACATTATCGGGCTAATAACGCAAGATCCGCCAGTAATAAGCATGACAAAGTGAAGCAAAAGCTTACGTTAAATCGTGCCATTAAAGTCAATCCAGTGGATCATTCTCGGGTAAAATTAACCAGCAAAGCAAGGGAAAAGCAACGTTTTGTAAAGCCTGAAAAGAGTAAGCAAACCGCACAGTTTATTTCCAGAAAGCAGCGAATATCAGAAAAAGCCCATACTGGCAAAGTAAAGACTCAGCGCCAGTGGCAACAACAGTCGACTGGTAAGTCGTTTACACCTCAGCATAAACAGCGTTCAGATAATAAAGTAAAAAGCTATGCTCGGGCTGATAAAAGTTTTACCAGAAAAAATAGCACACAATCTGGTAACCGTCGTGCTCAGGGAGGTCACTCAAGCAAGCAATATGCACGAGTGACAAAACACAGCGTTAGCAAACACAAGTCGAAACCTCGACATAAAAGCAATAATTAG
- a CDS encoding GFA family protein, translated as MTSSNQLLTGHKNLASCLCGKITFAVTEFLPAVAHCHCTMCRKFHGAAFSTFAEVKNQHLHWLSGQEYLSSYRAENDSVRQFCQCCGSSLMFESTFNRQANTIEVALAVFDNIEHIEPQAHIYTQSKVDWLKLTDNLPKYLAFRQ; from the coding sequence ATGACATCAAGCAATCAACTCCTAACAGGACATAAAAACCTTGCCAGCTGTTTATGCGGTAAAATTACCTTTGCTGTGACTGAATTCTTACCTGCTGTAGCCCATTGCCATTGTACTATGTGCCGTAAATTTCATGGTGCCGCTTTTTCTACTTTTGCCGAAGTAAAAAATCAGCATTTACACTGGTTAAGTGGTCAAGAGTATTTGTCATCTTATCGTGCGGAAAACGACTCTGTGAGGCAGTTTTGTCAATGCTGTGGTTCCAGTTTAATGTTTGAGTCGACATTTAATCGTCAGGCAAATACTATCGAAGTGGCACTTGCGGTGTTTGATAACATAGAGCATATAGAGCCACAGGCCCACATCTATACCCAATCTAAAGTTGACTGGTTAAAACTAACCGATAATTTACCTAAGTACTTAGCATTTAGACAATAA
- a CDS encoding ATP-binding protein, translated as MHLIAGYFNSLKSRLLLSALLMVVVLLPIVGITILNAYQQHMNSSVENELVAYSYSILAVAEVEQGKLVMPEALAESRFNTGESGLYAVITSREALPRELWRSSSLLAMGEPDHLTAPEVGDKRFYSVNIEGNSHFIYSFSVSFFDVEQQLDMTLHIIKQKRDHIVLMNEFKRQLWFGLLLLMGILLLLQFIWLKWSLKPLAILKKEIANVEQGRTNKLNADYPQELQQVKEQLNVLLTTEQNQRKRYRNSLSDLAHSLKTPLAVLQGQVSNQENLELVKQGQEQIDVMNLMIEHQLKRAQSAGQSSWHLGVEIQPVLTKLVNSLEKIYRDKQLSYHSQINASAVFKGDEADLLEILGNLLDNASKAASETVSISINEHEQQLQIVIEDDGCGIADNEVEEILQRGIRADTYQQGHGIGLAIVRDLVDSYQGKLEISRSVKLQGAQFTLTFPH; from the coding sequence ATGCATTTGATAGCGGGTTACTTTAATTCTCTTAAATCTCGGTTGTTATTAAGTGCCTTACTGATGGTGGTTGTTTTACTCCCCATTGTCGGTATCACTATTCTTAACGCCTATCAACAGCATATGAACTCCAGCGTCGAGAATGAATTAGTCGCGTATTCTTATTCAATATTAGCGGTGGCAGAAGTGGAGCAAGGTAAGTTAGTGATGCCTGAAGCTTTGGCTGAAAGTCGGTTTAATACCGGCGAATCAGGTCTTTATGCCGTGATCACCTCGAGAGAAGCTTTGCCGCGTGAGCTGTGGCGTTCATCATCTTTATTAGCCATGGGAGAGCCAGATCATTTAACTGCTCCAGAAGTTGGCGATAAACGCTTTTATAGTGTCAATATCGAAGGGAACTCTCATTTTATTTATAGTTTTTCTGTCAGTTTTTTTGATGTCGAACAACAGCTTGATATGACGTTGCATATTATTAAACAAAAACGTGATCATATTGTGCTAATGAATGAATTTAAACGTCAATTGTGGTTTGGATTATTGCTGTTAATGGGGATTTTATTATTACTGCAATTTATCTGGCTAAAATGGAGCTTAAAGCCATTAGCAATACTAAAAAAAGAAATTGCAAATGTTGAGCAGGGACGGACAAATAAACTAAATGCAGATTACCCTCAGGAGTTACAGCAAGTAAAAGAACAACTTAATGTGCTATTGACTACTGAACAGAATCAACGAAAACGTTACCGTAATTCATTGTCCGATCTTGCCCATAGCCTGAAAACGCCGCTGGCAGTATTGCAAGGTCAGGTTAGTAATCAAGAAAACCTTGAACTTGTTAAACAAGGACAGGAACAAATTGATGTGATGAATCTTATGATTGAGCATCAATTAAAGCGCGCACAAAGTGCCGGTCAGTCATCCTGGCATTTAGGGGTTGAAATTCAGCCGGTGTTAACCAAGCTGGTGAACAGTTTAGAGAAAATTTATCGTGATAAACAGCTGTCATATCACAGTCAAATAAATGCTAGTGCTGTGTTTAAGGGAGATGAAGCGGATTTGTTGGAAATTTTGGGCAATCTGCTCGATAACGCCAGTAAAGCGGCGAGCGAAACAGTCAGCATTAGCATTAACGAACATGAACAACAATTGCAAATAGTTATTGAAGATGACGGCTGTGGTATTGCAGATAACGAAGTAGAAGAAATTTTACAGCGAGGTATTCGTGCCGATACCTACCAACAAGGTCATGGTATCGGTTTAGCGATTGTCCGCGACCTGGTTGACAGTTATCAGGGAAAGCTTGAGATATCCCGTTCAGTCAAATTACAAGGGGCTCAGTTTACCTTAACCTTTCCGCACTAG
- a CDS encoding YaeQ family protein: protein MALKSIIYKATIHLSDMDRGYYDTLNLTLAQHPSETDLRLMTRLMAFVLNASDSLTFGKGVSDEDEAVLWQINYSEEVELWIELGQPDEKRIKKACNKAQKVILYGYQSAFDVWWQQNQNKLNQYPNLQIERFDYDALAEFAEMLTRTMEIQVSIQDRQLWLTVGEQSLSIERECLQHLSQ from the coding sequence ATGGCATTAAAATCTATTATTTATAAAGCAACCATACACTTATCCGATATGGATAGAGGTTACTACGACACTTTAAACTTAACTCTGGCACAACATCCATCAGAAACCGATCTTCGATTAATGACCCGATTAATGGCCTTTGTCTTAAACGCCAGCGACAGCTTAACCTTTGGAAAAGGTGTCAGTGACGAAGATGAAGCAGTGCTATGGCAAATTAATTACAGCGAAGAAGTCGAACTATGGATTGAACTGGGCCAGCCTGATGAAAAGCGGATAAAAAAAGCCTGCAATAAGGCACAAAAAGTGATCCTCTATGGCTATCAGTCAGCATTTGATGTCTGGTGGCAACAAAACCAAAATAAGCTTAATCAATACCCTAACCTGCAAATAGAACGTTTTGATTACGACGCATTAGCAGAGTTTGCCGAAATGCTCACTCGCACAATGGAGATCCAAGTCAGTATTCAAGATCGTCAATTATGGCTAACGGTTGGTGAACAAAGCTTGTCAATTGAACGAGAATGTTTACAACACCTCAGCCAATAG
- a CDS encoding substrate-binding periplasmic protein codes for MKWAVCGFLLFFMTHAIAWGQDNELTIHIVAPELRPLVYQNANGQADGLFIDALSQAQQQSHLNFQVKIVPWARAMQLVKNNQVDAIMPVLYTKERAQSLVYPQAPLINFYGSVIVKRSSDSYLFHGFDKLTDTKSIAKVRAMSFGKNFNRAMKNPLITITEVAQLEDALNMLLLKRVDLVVADGLVADDIISTMSIENQVEIMAISDHKESSYLGFSQRFSEHYDVNRIMEMINQFNDPEYYQKKLTAN; via the coding sequence ATGAAGTGGGCAGTTTGTGGTTTTTTACTGTTTTTTATGACTCATGCGATTGCGTGGGGACAGGATAATGAGCTTACCATTCACATTGTTGCTCCTGAACTTCGTCCATTGGTCTATCAAAATGCTAACGGTCAGGCTGATGGCCTGTTTATTGATGCATTATCACAAGCTCAGCAACAAAGTCATTTAAATTTTCAGGTAAAAATTGTCCCTTGGGCTAGGGCAATGCAGCTGGTGAAAAATAATCAAGTAGATGCGATTATGCCGGTGTTATATACCAAAGAGCGGGCACAATCTCTGGTCTATCCACAAGCACCGCTCATTAATTTTTACGGCTCTGTCATCGTTAAACGCAGTAGTGACAGCTATTTATTTCATGGCTTTGATAAGCTTACCGACACTAAGAGTATCGCTAAAGTCAGGGCGATGTCATTTGGTAAAAATTTTAATAGGGCCATGAAAAACCCATTAATTACTATTACTGAAGTGGCACAGCTGGAAGATGCGCTAAATATGCTATTACTAAAACGAGTCGATCTCGTCGTTGCAGATGGTTTAGTTGCTGATGATATTATTTCTACTATGTCGATTGAAAATCAAGTTGAGATAATGGCAATATCTGATCATAAGGAATCCTCATACCTCGGATTTTCTCAGCGATTTTCCGAGCACTATGACGTTAACCGGATCATGGAGATGATTAATCAGTTTAATGATCCTGAATATTATCAAAAGAAACTTACGGCTAATTAA
- a CDS encoding pyridoxal-phosphate-dependent aminotransferase family protein — protein MTISSFIPPQRTLMGPGPSDVSAQVLSALARPTIGHLDPLFIGMMDEVKSLLQYAFQTENEFTLALSAPGSAGMEACFVNLVTPEDTVIVCQNGVFGSRMAENVKRIGANLVLVERQWGRAVDPQQLQQALLAHPEAKFVAFVHAETSTGALSDAKTLCEVARRHDCLTIVDAVTSLGGVELKVDEWGIDAIYAGSQKCLSCVPGISPISFSEQAVQVIKQRKTPVPSWFLDQSLVMAYWSGEGKRVYHHTAPVNSLYALHESLVMLKNEELENAWQRHQQMHQQLAQGLKELGLEYVVPANERLPQLNTVYIPQGADDAKVRQYLLEHYNLEIGAGLGLFAGKAWRIGLMGFSARKENVALCLAALKDALVNA, from the coding sequence ATGACGATTTCTTCTTTTATTCCTCCACAGCGTACTTTAATGGGGCCAGGGCCTTCTGATGTCAGTGCTCAGGTTCTTTCAGCGTTGGCACGTCCGACGATTGGTCATCTCGACCCGTTATTTATTGGTATGATGGATGAAGTTAAATCTTTGCTGCAATATGCCTTTCAGACGGAAAATGAATTTACTCTTGCTTTATCTGCCCCCGGCTCGGCGGGAATGGAAGCGTGTTTTGTCAATTTAGTGACCCCAGAAGATACTGTGATAGTTTGTCAAAATGGCGTTTTTGGCAGCAGAATGGCCGAAAATGTTAAACGCATCGGGGCTAACCTAGTGCTAGTTGAGAGGCAGTGGGGAAGGGCCGTTGATCCACAGCAATTACAACAGGCGTTGCTAGCGCATCCTGAGGCGAAATTTGTCGCTTTTGTTCACGCTGAAACTTCTACAGGTGCATTGTCTGATGCAAAAACATTATGTGAAGTCGCCCGTCGCCATGATTGTTTAACCATAGTTGATGCGGTGACATCTCTTGGTGGCGTTGAACTAAAAGTAGATGAGTGGGGCATAGATGCTATTTATGCAGGCAGTCAAAAGTGTCTCTCTTGTGTGCCAGGGATTTCTCCGATTAGTTTTAGTGAGCAGGCGGTTCAAGTCATTAAGCAGCGGAAGACTCCCGTGCCCAGTTGGTTTTTAGATCAATCTTTAGTGATGGCTTACTGGTCTGGTGAAGGTAAGCGCGTGTATCATCATACTGCGCCGGTTAATTCGCTTTATGCACTACATGAATCGTTAGTGATGTTAAAAAATGAAGAACTGGAAAACGCTTGGCAACGCCATCAACAGATGCATCAACAGTTGGCACAAGGGCTGAAGGAGCTTGGCTTGGAATATGTTGTCCCGGCAAATGAACGCCTACCGCAATTAAATACTGTATATATTCCTCAAGGTGCAGATGATGCGAAAGTACGTCAGTACTTGCTTGAGCATTATAATTTAGAAATTGGTGCCGGCTTAGGACTATTTGCTGGCAAAGCATGGCGTATTGGATTAATGGGCTTTAGTGCCCGTAAAGAAAATGTTGCCTTGTGTTTAGCGGCGCTAAAAGACGCATTAGTGAATGCCTAA
- a CDS encoding response regulator transcription factor encodes MRILIVEDDKSLQTQLKQQLELANYSVDTADDGEIGLYQGTEYQYDAAVIDLGLPKLDGKDLIQTLRKQGIDFPIIVLTARDRWQDKVEGLDAGADDYLTKPFHHQELQARLNALIRRSVGQASPIMVNGPFELDTASMQVRVNQQAVNLSSYEYKVFEYLMLHQGQVKSKTELTEHIYDQDFDLDSNVIEVFIRRLRKKLDPDGQYQFIETLRGQGYKLRQFAEAEK; translated from the coding sequence ATGCGTATATTAATAGTTGAAGATGATAAAAGCTTACAAACTCAGTTAAAGCAGCAGTTGGAGTTGGCTAATTACAGTGTGGATACTGCAGATGACGGTGAGATCGGACTTTATCAGGGCACTGAATATCAGTATGATGCAGCGGTGATTGATTTAGGTTTACCTAAACTGGACGGTAAAGACTTGATCCAAACATTAAGAAAACAGGGGATCGACTTTCCTATTATCGTGTTGACTGCACGTGATCGTTGGCAGGATAAAGTTGAAGGACTAGATGCCGGCGCCGATGATTATCTGACTAAACCCTTTCATCATCAGGAACTACAAGCGAGATTAAATGCCTTGATCCGTCGTAGTGTCGGTCAGGCAAGCCCGATAATGGTGAATGGCCCGTTTGAGCTTGATACTGCGAGTATGCAGGTTCGGGTTAATCAGCAAGCCGTCAATTTAAGCAGTTATGAATATAAGGTATTTGAATATTTAATGCTGCATCAGGGACAAGTAAAATCAAAAACTGAACTTACTGAACATATTTACGATCAAGACTTTGATCTTGACTCTAATGTGATTGAAGTCTTTATTCGCCGATTACGTAAAAAACTCGATCCAGATGGTCAATATCAATTTATAGAAACCTTGCGTGGTCAAGGATATAAATTGCGTCAGTTTGCTGAAGCTGAAAAGTAG
- a CDS encoding DUF2235 domain-containing protein → MKRIIICADGTWNRPEQLGKEQYPTNVLTFARHILPQDNTGIKQVVFYDWGIGSYHDQLSGGGFGAGLEKNVMDGYRFLVHNYDIGDEIYLFGFSRGAYTVRSLAGLINNCSILKSAHGHLVEKAFDIYKTKKHTPKSQFAIDWRAEHAIEPTANIHFIGVWDTVGALGLPFSIFGLIKDKHLFYDRSLGSNMKTVRHALSLDELRDDFEPTIWQPRPNVDLAQVWFAGVHSDVGGSYKPDSNGQLLSEIPLQWLMTEAENSGLAFDGLIHQRALKAEHNVHASQHNEYKGKYKLLGKRIREIPRQTDNPTYVHSSVKKRYQSGYKSQPIENYIAKYGQWPPIW, encoded by the coding sequence GTGAAACGTATTATTATCTGTGCTGACGGCACTTGGAATCGTCCAGAGCAGTTGGGTAAAGAGCAATATCCCACCAATGTACTGACGTTTGCTCGTCACATTTTACCTCAAGATAATACCGGGATTAAGCAAGTGGTGTTTTATGACTGGGGGATCGGTTCTTATCATGACCAATTGTCTGGAGGGGGATTTGGTGCAGGATTAGAGAAAAATGTCATGGATGGTTATCGGTTTTTGGTGCATAACTATGATATCGGTGATGAAATCTATTTGTTTGGTTTTAGCCGTGGCGCATACACAGTACGTAGTTTAGCTGGCCTTATCAATAACTGCAGTATTTTAAAAAGTGCACATGGACATCTTGTAGAAAAAGCCTTTGATATATACAAAACTAAAAAGCATACCCCAAAAAGTCAGTTTGCTATTGATTGGCGGGCGGAGCATGCCATTGAACCTACAGCGAATATTCATTTTATTGGTGTTTGGGATACCGTTGGTGCATTAGGCCTACCATTTAGTATATTTGGTTTGATCAAAGATAAGCACCTTTTTTATGATCGAAGTCTTGGCTCTAATATGAAAACTGTTCGTCATGCATTATCGTTAGATGAATTACGCGATGACTTTGAACCTACTATTTGGCAGCCGAGGCCGAATGTTGATTTGGCACAGGTGTGGTTTGCTGGTGTCCATTCTGACGTTGGTGGCAGCTATAAGCCTGATAGCAACGGTCAGCTTTTATCAGAAATACCATTGCAGTGGCTAATGACGGAAGCAGAAAATAGCGGTTTAGCCTTTGATGGTTTAATTCATCAGCGGGCATTAAAAGCTGAGCATAATGTGCACGCTAGTCAGCATAATGAATATAAGGGGAAATACAAATTATTAGGCAAACGCATCCGAGAAATCCCTCGACAAACTGATAACCCAACTTATGTGCATAGTAGTGTTAAAAAGCGTTATCAGTCAGGCTACAAAAGTCAGCCAATCGAAAATTACATCGCTAAATATGGTCAATGGCCACCGATATGGTAA